ACTATCCATACCAAAAAACGGTCCCTTGGGTATTCCCGTGGACCGTTTCTGTGTTACTGTTTCTTCCTATTCCTTGTCATAATTCTCATCGCCAACCTGGATACTGCCGTCATCATGCTGGAAGAATAGAGAGCTGGATACTTTGCCGTTGCCAAAAGCGAATACGATGGTATTCCCGCTTATCTTGTAGGAGCCGGTGTCAGACCCGCCGGCCCCGCCTGTTGTAGGCGCCCCGCCCTGAACAGTACCCAGCATCAGGTTATCGCTGGTGAAGGTACCATTGCTGTTCAGCACCAGCGTCCGTGTCCAGGAGGTCGATCCGGCTGATATTCCGGCCAGCCCCTGGAAGCCGCGGTGAACATAAGTGCCGCTTAGGGTCAACCCGTTCTTGACAGCCTTGACCCGGCCGAGCTCAACATCGTCAATATGCAGCTTACCGGATTTGACCGCAATATCATAAGTGTCTCCGTTACTTAGCTTCAGCTTACCACTCTGTATCGTGTAAGTCTGGCAGCCGTCACGCGAGCAGTTGATCGTTTCCGGTCCGCCTTGCTTTGGAGCATCCACAACCACTTTATTACCCGGCAGGAAGGTGATGATATTCCAGCACATCCCGCCGCATTCATACCCGTCATAGTCCGGGCTGAAGCCATAATACATTCCCTGCAGATTGCTCAGATTCACCTGGTCCGAAGCCGCTGGCTTGTAGGAACCGTCTCCGGCAGGAGCATTCGGCACAGTCCCTGGAGCTGGCGGCTTGGGCTCCGGCGGCTGGCTGGCGATCTGCTCATCATATACTTTTTTGAATTCAGCAATTTGCTTGTCAACCGCCGCTTTCGCCGTTGCTTTGGTCAGGCCGTTCGCCGCCAGATAAGGGTCGGTGTAAACGAGAATTTGCGGCTTATACGGGTTCCATGCCACCAGTGCCTGAGTGGATTCTCCGACGAAGCGGAGCGGGACGATTGTATAATTATCGATAATTGTTGGCGCTTGCAATAGTTGAACACTGGTGCCGTTGACGGTGGCCGTCTTGCTGCCTATCTTCATGACGATGGATAGACCTTCCTTCGTACCGGTTACTGTCTGCTGCGCGGGGTTCCAACCTACTTCAAGTCCCATGGCCTCGAACAGCGGTCGGAATGGAACCAGCGTTGTCCCCTTATCCAGCAAGGGAGCTTTCTCAAAAGACAACGGTTTATCGTCCAGATTGACCTCAATCGTTTTGCCCGCAGC
The sequence above is a segment of the Paenibacillus sp. FSL R7-0204 genome. Coding sequences within it:
- a CDS encoding stalk domain-containing protein, translated to MRKRRMAGPVIRRIWTAVIWLGLAVALSASAGEAQASPAAGKTIEVNLDDKPLSFEKAPLLDKGTTLVPFRPLFEAMGLEVGWNPAQQTVTGTKEGLSIVMKIGSKTATVNGTSVQLLQAPTIIDNYTIVPLRFVGESTQALVAWNPYKPQILVYTDPYLAANGLTKATAKAAVDKQIAEFKKVYDEQIASQPPEPKPPAPGTVPNAPAGDGSYKPAASDQVNLSNLQGMYYGFSPDYDGYECGGMCWNIITFLPGNKVVVDAPKQGGPETINCSRDGCQTYTIQSGKLKLSNGDTYDIAVKSGKLHIDDVELGRVKAVKNGLTLSGTYVHRGFQGLAGISAGSTSWTRTLVLNSNGTFTSDNLMLGTVQGGAPTTGGAGGSDTGSYKISGNTIVFAFGNGKVSSSLFFQHDDGSIQVGDENYDKE